The following are encoded together in the Algiphilus sp. genome:
- the ftsW gene encoding putative lipid II flippase FtsW encodes MIGERLRALPKLPMPDRWLGGLTLALLLLGLIMVASSSVAVAEQGSGGALALFWRQAIYALLGAFVAITLTQIPLAAFEQNSMLLLGGAILLLLLVLVPGIGVEVNNARRWIDLGIIRLQASEPARLMVVLYVAGFIVRRQVEVQYQLRGLAKPLLVIALACLLLLLQPDFGAAVILAAICFLMLFLGGVRLRYLFVPVLATVGAFAMLAVAQPYRVRRLLGFSDPWAHVETAGWQLSQSLIAIGRGGWFGEGLGNSLQKMLYLPEQHTDFIFAIFAEEFGLFGVLVLLALYMGLCWRGLQISAVAEARGARFAGYVGYALSYWLAFQVLVNLAVNMGLLPTKGLTLPLMSYGGSSLLTVCAMVGLLLRIDVENRAASPGHDARSRRSRVGAREVAA; translated from the coding sequence ATGATCGGCGAACGGCTGCGCGCGCTGCCGAAGCTGCCGATGCCCGATCGCTGGCTCGGCGGGCTGACGCTGGCCCTGCTGCTGCTGGGGCTGATCATGGTGGCGTCGAGCTCGGTCGCGGTGGCGGAACAGGGCAGCGGCGGTGCCCTGGCCCTCTTCTGGCGGCAGGCGATCTACGCACTGCTGGGCGCCTTCGTTGCCATCACGCTCACCCAGATTCCGCTGGCCGCCTTCGAGCAGAACAGCATGCTGCTGCTGGGCGGGGCGATTCTGCTGCTGCTTCTGGTGCTGGTGCCGGGTATCGGGGTCGAGGTCAACAATGCGCGGCGCTGGATCGATCTCGGCATCATCCGGCTGCAGGCCTCGGAGCCGGCCCGCCTGATGGTGGTGCTCTATGTGGCCGGCTTCATCGTGCGCCGGCAGGTCGAGGTGCAGTACCAGCTCCGCGGCCTCGCCAAGCCGTTGCTGGTGATCGCGCTGGCCTGTCTCCTGCTCCTCCTGCAGCCCGATTTCGGGGCCGCCGTGATCCTGGCGGCGATCTGCTTCCTGATGCTGTTCCTGGGCGGTGTCCGGCTGCGCTACCTGTTCGTGCCGGTGCTGGCCACGGTGGGTGCCTTCGCCATGCTGGCGGTGGCGCAGCCGTACCGCGTGCGCCGCCTGCTGGGCTTCTCCGATCCGTGGGCGCATGTGGAGACCGCCGGCTGGCAGTTGTCGCAGTCGCTGATCGCGATCGGCCGGGGCGGCTGGTTCGGCGAGGGGCTGGGCAACAGTCTGCAGAAGATGCTCTACCTGCCGGAGCAGCACACCGACTTCATCTTCGCGATCTTCGCCGAGGAGTTCGGCCTCTTCGGGGTGCTGGTACTGCTCGCGCTGTACATGGGGCTGTGCTGGCGCGGCCTGCAGATCTCGGCCGTGGCCGAGGCGCGCGGAGCGCGCTTTGCCGGCTATGTGGGCTACGCGCTGAGCTACTGGCTGGCCTTCCAGGTGCTGGTGAACCTCGCGGTCAACATGGGGCTGCTCCCCACCAAGGGGCTGACCCTGCCGCTGATGAGCTACGGCGGCTCCAGCCTGCTCACGGTGTGCGCCATGGTCGGGCTGCTCCTGCGCATCGATGTGGAGAACCGCGCCGCCTCGCCGGGCCACGATGCCCGCTCCAGGCGCTCCCGCGTGGGCGCCCGCGAGGTGGCGGCATGA
- the rsmH gene encoding 16S rRNA (cytosine(1402)-N(4))-methyltransferase RsmH yields the protein MQPHRPVLLDEALAGLAVRAGGRYVDATFGRGGHAAAILDQLAGSGWLQGFDQDPEAVAAARERFAGAANFGIRHARFDRLSEWAAATGCSGALDGVLMDLGVSSPQLDTPARGFSFQHDGPLDMRMDPGQGEPVSDWLARAKADEIADVLYHYGEERASRRIARAIVAARESEPVVTTTRLAGIIAGVMGRRGRIHPATRSFQALRIFINDELAVLEAALQQCAAELAPGGRLVVISFHSLEDRLVKRFMRDAPALKPVQRVLADEQHARDNPRARSAVLRVAEAQP from the coding sequence ATGCAGCCGCACCGCCCCGTGCTGCTCGACGAAGCCCTCGCGGGTCTGGCAGTCCGGGCCGGCGGCCGTTACGTGGACGCGACCTTCGGGCGCGGCGGCCACGCCGCGGCGATCCTCGATCAGCTCGCCGGCAGCGGCTGGCTGCAGGGTTTCGACCAGGATCCGGAGGCGGTCGCCGCCGCCCGCGAGCGCTTCGCCGGGGCCGCCAACTTCGGCATCCGGCATGCCCGCTTCGACCGGCTGTCCGAATGGGCCGCCGCCACCGGCTGCAGCGGCGCGCTCGACGGCGTGCTGATGGACCTGGGCGTGTCCTCGCCGCAGCTGGATACGCCGGCGCGCGGATTCTCGTTCCAGCACGACGGTCCGCTGGACATGCGCATGGATCCCGGACAGGGCGAGCCGGTGTCCGACTGGCTGGCGCGTGCCAAGGCCGACGAGATCGCCGACGTGCTCTATCACTACGGCGAGGAGCGTGCCAGCCGTCGCATCGCACGCGCCATCGTCGCGGCGCGCGAGAGCGAACCGGTGGTCACCACCACGCGGCTGGCCGGCATCATCGCCGGGGTCATGGGGCGGCGCGGCCGCATCCATCCGGCCACGCGCAGCTTCCAGGCCCTGCGCATCTTCATCAACGACGAGCTTGCTGTCCTCGAGGCCGCGCTGCAGCAGTGCGCCGCCGAGCTGGCGCCGGGCGGGCGGCTGGTGGTGATCAGTTTCCATTCGCTGGAGGACCGGCTGGTCAAGCGCTTCATGCGCGACGCGCCCGCGCTCAAGCCGGTGCAGCGCGTGCTGGCCGACGAGCAGCACGCGCGCGACAACCCGCGCGCCCGCAGCGCCGTGCTGCGCGTCGCGGAGGCGCAGCCGTGA
- a CDS encoding penicillin-binding protein 2 — protein MSRARRKPQVRTVPAWRRHSVTALVLAGAVVVALRAFELQVLDRAFLEGESDKRAIRHVEIPAHRGAIRDRNGEPLAVSAPVESVWVVPGDLLAAPDYLAPVADLLGRDAADLRAELAARTDRRFYWLARHLSPAQAQRINALKAPGIATTREYRRFYPTGEIAAQLVGLTNIDGKGLEGIEAAANDELAGRPGKRRVIRARDGRVVDSGIELQQAQPGRDVHLTLDLRMQYLAYRELKAAVQRHGAESGMVVVADVDSGDILAMASAPGFNPNRRDSIDSAAMRNRPITDVFEPGSTVKPLLVAHALEHDLVPAGTTYDTGDGWMQVGRLTVQDVSAYGEVDLARMLKKSSNVGAARLGLDMGAEAVFDAFQTFGFAQPMYMDFPGAATGLLRFWGDWDKVTTATAAYGYGMSTSALHLVRAYAAIARDGEMPGLRMRTDGAVLPPERVLSASTARRVRQMLEGVVTTDGTAAGADVPGFTVAGKTGTTHKVGAGGYAKDRYQSLFVGMLPAEDPRLVGLVLIDEPRRGGHYGGVVAGPVFSRIMQGAAHWMQLAPRAPKAPGFTTAAAGQEGPNS, from the coding sequence GTGAGCCGCGCCCGCCGCAAGCCGCAGGTACGCACCGTGCCGGCATGGCGCCGGCACAGCGTGACCGCGCTGGTGCTCGCCGGTGCCGTCGTGGTGGCGCTGCGCGCCTTCGAGCTGCAGGTGCTGGATCGCGCCTTCCTGGAGGGCGAGAGCGACAAGCGCGCCATCCGGCACGTCGAGATTCCGGCCCACCGCGGCGCCATCCGCGACCGCAACGGCGAGCCGCTGGCGGTGTCGGCGCCGGTGGAGTCGGTCTGGGTGGTGCCCGGCGACCTGCTGGCCGCGCCCGACTATCTCGCGCCGGTGGCGGATCTGCTCGGCCGCGACGCCGCCGATCTGCGCGCCGAGCTCGCGGCGCGCACCGACCGCCGCTTCTACTGGCTGGCCCGTCATCTGTCGCCGGCCCAGGCGCAGCGCATCAATGCGCTCAAGGCGCCGGGCATCGCCACCACACGCGAGTATCGGCGCTTCTACCCGACCGGCGAGATCGCCGCGCAGCTGGTCGGCCTGACCAACATCGACGGCAAGGGGCTCGAGGGCATCGAGGCCGCGGCCAACGACGAGCTCGCCGGGCGCCCCGGCAAGCGCCGCGTCATCCGCGCGCGCGACGGCCGCGTGGTGGACAGCGGCATCGAGCTTCAGCAGGCACAGCCGGGCCGCGACGTGCATCTGACGCTCGACCTGCGCATGCAGTACCTGGCCTATCGCGAGCTCAAGGCGGCGGTGCAGCGCCACGGCGCCGAGAGCGGCATGGTGGTCGTGGCCGACGTCGACAGCGGCGACATCCTGGCGATGGCGAGCGCGCCGGGGTTCAATCCCAACCGCCGTGACAGCATCGACAGCGCGGCGATGCGCAACCGCCCCATCACCGACGTGTTCGAGCCGGGCTCCACGGTCAAGCCGCTGCTGGTGGCACACGCCCTGGAGCACGACCTGGTGCCCGCCGGCACGACCTACGACACCGGAGACGGCTGGATGCAGGTGGGCCGCCTCACCGTGCAGGACGTCAGTGCCTACGGCGAGGTCGATCTGGCGCGCATGCTGAAGAAGTCGAGCAACGTCGGCGCCGCGCGCCTCGGTCTGGACATGGGCGCCGAAGCCGTGTTCGACGCATTCCAGACCTTCGGCTTCGCGCAGCCGATGTACATGGATTTTCCCGGTGCCGCTACCGGCCTGCTGCGCTTCTGGGGCGACTGGGACAAGGTCACCACCGCCACGGCCGCCTACGGCTACGGGATGTCCACCAGTGCGCTCCATCTGGTGCGTGCCTACGCCGCCATCGCCCGCGACGGCGAGATGCCCGGTCTGCGCATGCGCACCGACGGCGCGGTGCTGCCGCCGGAGCGCGTGCTCTCCGCGAGCACTGCGCGCCGTGTCCGCCAGATGCTGGAGGGGGTGGTGACCACGGACGGCACCGCCGCCGGCGCCGACGTGCCCGGCTTCACGGTGGCGGGCAAGACCGGCACCACGCACAAGGTCGGCGCCGGCGGCTATGCCAAGGACCGCTACCAGAGTCTCTTCGTCGGCATGCTGCCTGCGGAGGATCCCCGGCTGGTGGGGCTGGTGCTCATCGACGAGCCCCGGCGCGGCGGCCACTACGGCGGTGTCGTGGCGGGGCCGGTGTTCTCGCGCATCATGCAGGGCGCCGCGCACTGGATGCAGCTGGCGCCGCGCGCGCCCAAGGCGCCGGGCTTCACCACTGCCGCCGCGGGTCAGGAGGGGCCGAACTCGTGA
- a CDS encoding UDP-N-acetylmuramoyl-L-alanyl-D-glutamate--2,6-diaminopimelate ligase — translation MTATTPSGSVRLSELLEGLADPQDTPDLLVSGVAMSSRDVGPGQVFLAVRGTRMHGLAFAADAAARGAACIVYQSGEGAVAPDVAVPAVPVPDLARHVGTIAARFHGHPADALAVTAITGTDGKTSVAWLMAGALAHLRTPAHYIGTLGSGIPGGLSATQHTTPDPIRLQAALAEARDAGARAVVMEVSSHALDQWRLSGTRIACALLTNLGRDHLDYHPDVQHYHDAKRRLFRDCAPAVSVFNADDRIARQWAAEQPGAWTYALDQNADVRAAEPSFTPDGMRFSLEHGDARAQVRAPLLGRFNVANLTAVGTALLAQGHAMRNVAAALSRSGVVPGRMEPIRVDGKPLVIIDYAHTPQALSQALLACRAHTRGKLWCVFGCGGDRDRGKRALMGQTAAAVADHIIITDDNPRNEEPEAIAEAVLEGVGAHGQARIILRRAEAIAHALGAAASDDIVLIAGKGHETVQQYGAIEYPFSDRDCARALLGLEAAS, via the coding sequence GTGACCGCCACCACGCCCAGCGGCAGCGTGCGCCTGTCCGAACTCCTCGAGGGGCTCGCCGATCCGCAGGACACGCCCGATCTGCTGGTGTCCGGCGTGGCCATGTCGAGCCGCGATGTCGGGCCGGGGCAGGTGTTTCTGGCGGTCCGCGGCACCCGCATGCACGGGCTGGCCTTCGCGGCGGACGCGGCGGCGCGCGGCGCCGCCTGCATCGTCTATCAGTCGGGCGAGGGGGCCGTGGCGCCGGATGTCGCGGTGCCGGCGGTGCCGGTGCCGGATCTGGCGCGGCATGTCGGCACCATCGCCGCGCGCTTCCATGGTCATCCCGCCGACGCGCTGGCGGTGACCGCGATCACCGGTACCGACGGCAAGACCTCGGTGGCGTGGCTGATGGCAGGGGCGCTGGCCCATCTGCGCACGCCGGCGCACTACATCGGCACTCTGGGCAGTGGCATTCCCGGCGGACTGTCGGCGACGCAGCACACCACGCCGGATCCCATCCGGCTGCAGGCCGCGCTGGCCGAGGCGCGCGACGCCGGCGCCCGCGCCGTGGTCATGGAGGTGTCGTCCCACGCCCTCGACCAGTGGCGGCTGTCGGGTACCCGCATCGCCTGTGCGCTGCTGACCAACCTCGGCCGCGATCATCTCGACTACCACCCGGACGTGCAGCACTACCACGACGCCAAGCGCCGGCTGTTCCGGGACTGTGCGCCGGCGGTGAGCGTGTTCAACGCCGACGACCGCATCGCGCGGCAGTGGGCCGCCGAGCAGCCCGGCGCCTGGACCTATGCGCTCGACCAGAACGCCGACGTGCGCGCGGCGGAGCCGAGCTTCACGCCGGACGGCATGCGCTTCTCGCTCGAGCACGGCGATGCGCGTGCGCAGGTGCGTGCGCCGCTGCTCGGGCGCTTCAACGTGGCCAATCTCACCGCGGTGGGCACGGCCCTGCTCGCGCAGGGGCACGCCATGCGCAACGTCGCCGCGGCGCTGTCGCGTTCGGGCGTGGTGCCGGGGCGCATGGAGCCGATCCGCGTCGACGGGAAGCCCCTGGTCATCATCGACTACGCGCACACGCCGCAGGCGCTGTCGCAGGCGCTGCTCGCCTGCCGCGCGCACACCCGCGGCAAGCTCTGGTGCGTGTTCGGCTGCGGCGGCGACCGGGATCGCGGCAAGCGCGCGCTCATGGGGCAGACCGCCGCGGCGGTCGCCGACCACATCATCATCACCGACGACAACCCGCGCAACGAGGAGCCGGAGGCCATCGCCGAGGCAGTGCTCGAGGGCGTGGGGGCGCACGGGCAGGCACGCATCATTCTCCGGCGCGCGGAAGCCATCGCCCACGCGCTGGGCGCCGCAGCGTCCGACGACATCGTGCTGATCGCCGGCAAGGGGCACGAGACCGTGCAGCAGTACGGTGCCATCGAGTACCCCTTCTCCGACCGGGACTGCGCGCGGGCACTGCTGGGTCTGGAGGCGGCGTCGTGA
- the ftsL gene encoding cell division protein FtsL, with translation MLLRALLMAAVVVSAVTVVWSTHAYRGLVSEVEVLRAKQHQLDVEFGQLQLEEASLAHPGRIDEAARSELGMQLPDNRTVVEARP, from the coding sequence ATGCTGCTACGCGCCCTTCTGATGGCGGCCGTGGTGGTTTCCGCGGTCACCGTGGTGTGGAGCACGCACGCCTATCGCGGCCTGGTGAGCGAGGTCGAGGTGCTGCGCGCCAAGCAGCACCAGCTCGATGTCGAATTCGGCCAGCTTCAGCTCGAGGAGGCCTCGCTGGCGCATCCCGGGCGCATCGACGAAGCGGCGCGCAGCGAACTCGGCATGCAGCTCCCGGACAACCGCACCGTGGTGGAGGCCCGGCCGTGA
- the murF gene encoding UDP-N-acetylmuramoyl-tripeptide--D-alanyl-D-alanine ligase: protein MSARSAAAFATAVGGSLSGADVGFAAVVTDSRALARGDCFVALVGPRFDGHEFVPQAAAAGAAMAVVARECDAPLPQVRVPDTLEALQRFAAEWRRGFDLPVVGITGSNGKTTLRAMCEAVLAPLGPLLATEGNRNNHIGLPLTLCRLDATHRAAVIEMGANHAGEIAMLAGLAAPRIGIVTNAGDAHLEGFGSREGVARAKGELFAALPADGTAIINADDAYAAYWLGVAGDRRVLRFGLAADAEVRAEGVEAVDEGAGSRFTLCLPGGDRAAVTLPLPGAHNVRNALAAAAAGHALGLDAARIAAGLAATHTPDGRLASRSAVGGARIIDDSYNANPDSLRAGIALLAGMHGTRVLALGEMGELGDAAAARHAEAGRAAREAGIDRLLAVGPMAGLAAEAFGDGGATFDEPAALAAALRGELARDWVVLVKGSRSAGMERVVAALDAGAADSEPTASGESHALSRH from the coding sequence GTGAGCGCGCGCAGCGCCGCAGCCTTCGCCACCGCCGTCGGCGGTTCCCTGTCCGGTGCCGATGTCGGCTTCGCCGCCGTGGTCACCGACAGCCGCGCGCTGGCGCGCGGCGACTGCTTCGTCGCGCTGGTCGGTCCGCGCTTCGACGGCCACGAGTTCGTGCCGCAGGCTGCCGCTGCCGGGGCCGCGATGGCGGTGGTCGCGCGGGAATGCGACGCGCCGCTTCCGCAGGTGCGCGTCCCCGATACGCTGGAGGCGTTGCAGCGTTTCGCGGCGGAATGGCGGCGCGGCTTCGACCTCCCGGTCGTGGGCATCACCGGCAGCAACGGCAAGACCACGCTGCGCGCCATGTGCGAGGCCGTGCTGGCGCCGCTCGGTCCGCTGCTGGCCACCGAGGGCAACCGCAACAATCACATCGGGCTGCCGCTGACCCTGTGCCGGCTCGATGCCACGCACCGCGCGGCGGTCATCGAGATGGGCGCCAACCACGCCGGCGAGATCGCGATGCTCGCGGGGTTGGCCGCGCCGCGGATCGGCATCGTCACCAATGCCGGCGATGCGCATCTGGAGGGCTTCGGTTCGCGCGAGGGCGTCGCGCGCGCCAAGGGCGAGCTGTTCGCGGCGCTGCCCGCCGACGGCACGGCCATCATCAATGCCGACGATGCCTACGCCGCCTACTGGCTCGGCGTTGCCGGCGACCGGCGCGTGCTGCGCTTCGGTCTGGCCGCCGATGCCGAGGTGCGCGCGGAGGGCGTCGAGGCGGTCGACGAGGGCGCGGGCAGCCGCTTCACCCTCTGTCTGCCCGGCGGCGACCGGGCCGCGGTCACGCTGCCGCTGCCCGGTGCACACAACGTGCGCAATGCGCTGGCGGCTGCTGCCGCCGGTCATGCGCTCGGTCTCGATGCGGCGCGCATCGCCGCCGGACTGGCGGCGACGCACACGCCCGACGGCCGTCTGGCATCGCGTTCCGCGGTGGGTGGCGCCCGCATCATCGACGACAGCTACAACGCCAATCCCGATTCGCTGCGCGCCGGCATCGCGCTGCTCGCCGGGATGCACGGCACGCGCGTGCTGGCGCTCGGCGAGATGGGCGAGCTCGGTGACGCCGCCGCAGCCCGGCACGCCGAGGCCGGGCGCGCCGCGCGCGAAGCCGGTATCGACCGGCTGCTCGCGGTCGGGCCGATGGCAGGTCTCGCGGCCGAGGCCTTCGGCGACGGTGGCGCGACCTTCGACGAGCCGGCGGCCCTGGCCGCGGCGCTGCGCGGCGAGCTCGCGCGCGACTGGGTCGTGCTGGTCAAGGGATCGCGCAGCGCGGGCATGGAACGGGTCGTCGCCGCGCTGGACGCGGGCGCGGCCGACAGCGAGCCAACAGCATCGGGGGAGTCGCATGCTCTATCACGTCACTGA
- the murD gene encoding UDP-N-acetylmuramoyl-L-alanine--D-glutamate ligase produces the protein MIGATLQAPFLVVGLGATGASVLRFCAGRGLQADATDDRAAPPGIEALREAHPASRFAVGAFAAPRPVTEYGAVVLSPGVSPQHAFVREIAAAGIPVVGDIELFAQTAEAPIVAITGSNGKSTTTALLGAMAGAADVAAGVGGNLGTPALDLLAPDVELYVLEVSSFQLETTHSLAAAAATVLNLSEDHLDRHGDMAAYAAAKARVYRHCGTAVINRDDPATAAGSEGAARSVSFGLDRPASNDAYGMDAGWLMVGDERLIAIDAMRMRGAHNHANALAALALAEAASLPRAACLRALAGFDGLPHRCRLVHASDAVQWLDDSKATNVGAASAALAGMAGTVVWIGGGQAKGQDFAPLAAVLAPRARVAIVYGQDAAVLEDALAGGGVPTRRVATLEEAVAEAANAALPGDTVLLSPACASLDQFSDYRARGERFAQLAREMAA, from the coding sequence ATGATCGGCGCGACCCTCCAGGCCCCCTTTCTCGTCGTCGGCCTCGGCGCCACCGGGGCTTCGGTGCTGCGCTTCTGCGCCGGTCGCGGCCTGCAGGCCGATGCCACCGACGATCGTGCCGCGCCCCCGGGCATCGAGGCGCTGCGCGAGGCCCACCCCGCGAGCCGCTTCGCCGTCGGCGCCTTCGCCGCGCCGCGACCGGTCACCGAATACGGCGCCGTGGTGCTGTCGCCGGGGGTGTCGCCCCAGCACGCCTTCGTGCGCGAGATTGCCGCTGCCGGGATCCCGGTGGTCGGCGACATCGAGCTGTTCGCGCAGACCGCCGAGGCGCCGATCGTCGCCATCACCGGCAGCAACGGCAAGTCGACCACCACCGCCCTGCTGGGCGCGATGGCAGGGGCCGCCGATGTCGCAGCCGGCGTCGGCGGCAATCTGGGCACGCCCGCGCTGGATCTGCTGGCGCCGGATGTCGAGCTCTACGTGCTCGAGGTGTCGAGCTTCCAGCTGGAAACCACGCACAGCCTGGCGGCAGCCGCCGCGACCGTGCTCAACCTGTCCGAGGACCATCTCGACCGCCACGGCGACATGGCGGCCTACGCCGCCGCCAAGGCACGCGTCTACCGTCACTGCGGCACCGCCGTGATCAATCGTGACGACCCCGCCACCGCGGCGGGCAGCGAGGGTGCCGCGCGCTCGGTCAGCTTCGGACTGGACCGGCCGGCGAGCAACGACGCCTACGGCATGGACGCGGGCTGGCTGATGGTCGGCGACGAGCGCCTGATCGCGATCGACGCGATGCGCATGCGCGGTGCGCACAACCACGCCAATGCGCTGGCCGCGCTGGCGCTCGCCGAGGCGGCCAGTCTGCCGCGCGCGGCCTGCCTGCGCGCGCTGGCCGGCTTCGACGGCCTGCCGCACCGCTGCCGGCTGGTGCACGCATCGGATGCGGTCCAGTGGCTGGACGACTCCAAGGCCACCAACGTCGGCGCCGCCAGCGCGGCGCTCGCCGGCATGGCCGGCACGGTGGTCTGGATCGGCGGCGGTCAGGCCAAGGGCCAGGATTTCGCGCCGCTGGCCGCGGTGCTGGCGCCGCGCGCGCGGGTCGCCATCGTCTATGGCCAGGATGCCGCCGTTCTCGAGGACGCGCTCGCCGGCGGCGGTGTGCCCACGCGGCGGGTGGCGACGCTCGAGGAAGCGGTGGCCGAGGCCGCGAACGCGGCGCTGCCCGGCGATACGGTGCTGCTGTCCCCGGCCTGTGCCAGCCTCGACCAGTTCAGCGACTACCGCGCGCGTGGCGAGCGCTTCGCGCAGCTCGCCAGGGAGATGGCGGCATGA
- the murG gene encoding undecaprenyldiphospho-muramoylpentapeptide beta-N-acetylglucosaminyltransferase encodes MKVLIMAGGTGGHVFPALAVAEILRAQSHDVVWMGTAAGLEARVVPQNRFPLETIEVQGLRSSGAGRLIRAPLTLARALLQALRIVRRLRPAVVLGMGGFASGPGGVAAWLLRRPLVVHEQNAAAGLTNRLLARLARRRLQAFPDALPGATTVGNPVRESFAALPAPDARMSGRAGPLRLLVVGGSQGARALNITVPAALGRLPAGTYEVRHQGGRTVEAAEGAYADAGRQARIEAFIEDMAEAYGWADLVVSRSGAMTVAELAAAGVASILVPFPSAVDDHQTRNAQHLVDAGAAVRVAESALTPERLAGILSEHADRARLLGMARAARAAAAPDSGRRIADACLEVASP; translated from the coding sequence ATGAAGGTGTTGATCATGGCTGGAGGCACAGGCGGGCACGTCTTCCCGGCGCTGGCGGTGGCGGAGATCCTGCGCGCGCAGTCGCACGACGTGGTCTGGATGGGTACGGCGGCCGGCCTGGAGGCGCGCGTGGTGCCGCAGAACCGCTTCCCGCTCGAGACCATCGAGGTGCAGGGGCTGCGCAGCAGCGGAGCGGGCCGCCTGATCCGCGCGCCGCTGACCCTGGCACGGGCCCTGCTGCAGGCACTGCGCATCGTGCGCCGCCTGCGCCCCGCGGTAGTCCTGGGCATGGGCGGATTCGCTTCCGGCCCCGGCGGCGTCGCCGCGTGGCTGCTGCGCCGACCGCTGGTGGTGCACGAGCAGAATGCCGCCGCTGGCCTCACCAACCGGCTGCTGGCGCGCCTGGCGCGTCGCCGGCTGCAGGCGTTTCCGGACGCGCTTCCCGGTGCCACGACGGTGGGCAACCCGGTTCGCGAGAGCTTCGCCGCGCTGCCGGCGCCCGACGCCCGCATGAGCGGTCGCGCCGGGCCGCTGCGTCTGCTGGTGGTGGGCGGCTCGCAGGGTGCGCGCGCGCTCAACATCACCGTGCCGGCGGCGCTCGGCCGGCTGCCTGCGGGCACCTACGAGGTGCGCCACCAGGGCGGCCGCACCGTCGAGGCCGCGGAGGGCGCCTATGCCGATGCCGGCCGGCAGGCGCGCATCGAGGCCTTCATCGAGGACATGGCCGAGGCCTACGGCTGGGCCGATCTGGTGGTGAGCCGCTCGGGCGCGATGACCGTCGCCGAGCTGGCGGCAGCCGGCGTGGCATCGATCCTGGTGCCATTCCCGTCGGCGGTCGACGACCACCAGACCCGCAATGCCCAGCATCTGGTCGATGCCGGTGCGGCGGTGCGGGTCGCCGAGTCGGCGCTGACGCCCGAGCGCCTTGCCGGGATCCTGAGCGAGCACGCCGATCGCGCCCGCCTGCTGGGCATGGCGCGCGCCGCACGCGCCGCCGCGGCACCCGACAGCGGCCGCCGCATCGCGGATGCCTGCCTGGAGGTGGCGTCGCCATGA
- the mraY gene encoding phospho-N-acetylmuramoyl-pentapeptide-transferase → MLYHVTEWLQELESGFRVFQYLTFRSVLGVLTALVFSFIAGPWMIRRLQLSQIGQVVRHDGPQTHLVKSGTPTMGGALIIAAVTVGTLLWSDLSNHYVWIAVLVTIAFGAVGFVDDYKKIRYGKSQGLNARQKYFWLSLAGFAATTTMYVTATTPVETALLLPFVKDVTVPLGAGFILWAYLVIVGSSNAVNLTDGLDGLAIMPTVIIASALAVFAYAHGNAVIAEYLGIPFIAGVGELSIFCTAIAGAGLGFLWFNAYPAQVFMGDVGALALGAALGVVAVLVRQELVLFVMGGVFVAETLSVILQVGSYKLRGKRIFRMAPLHHHYELKGWPEPRIIVRFWIITLILVLIGLSTLKIR, encoded by the coding sequence ATGCTCTATCACGTCACTGAGTGGCTGCAGGAGCTGGAGAGCGGCTTCCGCGTCTTCCAGTACCTCACCTTCCGTTCGGTGCTGGGCGTGCTCACCGCGCTGGTGTTCTCGTTCATCGCCGGCCCGTGGATGATCCGCCGTCTGCAGTTGAGCCAGATCGGGCAGGTGGTGCGGCATGACGGGCCGCAGACCCACCTCGTCAAGTCCGGCACGCCCACCATGGGCGGGGCGCTGATCATCGCTGCGGTGACTGTCGGCACGCTGCTGTGGAGCGACCTCAGCAACCACTACGTCTGGATCGCGGTGCTGGTGACCATCGCCTTCGGCGCGGTGGGCTTCGTCGACGACTACAAGAAGATCCGCTACGGCAAGTCGCAGGGACTGAATGCGCGCCAGAAGTACTTCTGGCTCTCCCTGGCGGGCTTCGCGGCCACCACCACGATGTATGTCACCGCCACCACGCCGGTGGAGACCGCGCTGCTGCTGCCCTTCGTCAAGGACGTGACCGTTCCGCTGGGCGCGGGCTTCATCCTGTGGGCCTATCTGGTGATCGTGGGCAGCTCCAACGCGGTCAACCTGACCGACGGGCTGGACGGGCTCGCCATCATGCCGACCGTGATCATCGCCTCGGCACTGGCGGTGTTCGCCTACGCACACGGCAACGCGGTGATTGCCGAATACCTCGGCATCCCGTTCATCGCCGGAGTCGGCGAGCTGTCCATCTTCTGCACGGCGATCGCCGGTGCGGGACTCGGCTTCCTGTGGTTCAACGCCTATCCGGCGCAGGTCTTCATGGGCGACGTCGGCGCGCTGGCCCTGGGCGCGGCCCTGGGCGTGGTGGCGGTGCTGGTGCGCCAGGAACTGGTGCTCTTCGTGATGGGCGGCGTCTTCGTCGCCGAAACCCTCTCGGTGATCCTGCAGGTGGGCTCGTACAAGCTGCGCGGCAAGCGCATCTTCCGCATGGCGCCGCTGCATCATCACTACGAGCTCAAGGGCTGGCCCGAGCCGCGCATCATCGTGCGCTTCTGGATCATCACGCTGATCCTGGTGCTGATCGGCCTGTCGACGCTGAAGATCCGATGA